The proteins below are encoded in one region of Xenopus laevis strain J_2021 chromosome 8L, Xenopus_laevis_v10.1, whole genome shotgun sequence:
- the LOC108699365 gene encoding synaptic vesicle glycoprotein 2A isoform X2, which yields MGLYNHCKTNWEQTLKFAFIERLLPIGFSVCPLPVLRAQGGAPGPLPNCGLIVYLGMMVGAFLWGGLADRIGRRQCLLMSLSVNSVFAFFSSFVQGYGTFLFCRLLSGVGIGGSIPIVFSYFSEFLAQEKRGEHLSWLCMFWMIGGIYASAMAWAIIPHYGWSFQMGSAYQFHSWRVFVLVCAFPSVFAIGALTTMPESPRFFLENGKHDEGWMVLKQVHDTNMRAKGHPEKVFSVTQIKTIKQEDELVEIQSNTGTLYRRWSIRTLNLLQQVWANFHQIFSPEYRRITLMMMAVWFTMSFSYYGLTVWFPDMIKHLQNLDYASRTKYFHNESVNNFNFNFTLENQVHKKGEYHNDKFIGLKLKSVIFEDSLFTDCYFEDITSSNSFFKNCSFIRTMFYNTDLFDYKFINSKFTNSTFLHSKEGCQLDFSDDINNAYMIYFVSFLGTLAVLPGNIVSALLMDKIGRLRMLAGSSVISCISCFFLFFGNSESAMIALLCLFGGVSIASWNALDVLTVELYPSDKRTTAFGFLNALCKLAAVLGISIFTSFVGIAKAVPILLASAALALGSFLALKLPETRGQVLQ from the exons ATGGGATTATATAATCACTGCAAAACCAATTGGGAGCAGACActaaagtttgccttcattgagcgcctgctcccaattggtttttcggtttgtccgctccccgtgctgagggctcagggaggtgcacctgggccacttcccaattgtg GTCTCATCGTCTACCTGGGGATGATGGTTGGCGCATTCCTATGGGGAGGGCTGGCAGACCGCATTGGGCGACGGCAGTGCCTACTTATGTCACTCTCTGTCAACAGCGTTTTTGCCTTCTTTTCTTCATTTGTCCAGGGATACGGGACCTTCTTGTTCTGCAGGCTTCTATCTGGTGTCGG TATTGGTGGCTCCATTCCCATCGTCTTCTCCTATTTCTCTGAGTTTCTGGCTCAAGAGAAAAGGGGAGAGCACTTGAGCTGGCTGTGCATGTTCTGGATGATTGGTGGGATCTATGCCTCAGCGATGGCTTGGGCCATCATTCCACACTACG GGTGGAGCTTCCAGATGGGTTCTGCTTACCAGTTCCACAGCTGGAGGGTGTTTGTGCTGGTGTGTGCATTCCCATCTGTGTTTGCTATAGGAGCTCTAACCACCATGCCTGAGAGCCCTCGCTTTTTCTTAGAG AATGGGAAACATGATGAAGGTTGGATGGTGCTAAAGCAAGTTCATGACACCAATATGAGAGCCAAAGGACACCCTGAGAAAGTGTTTTCT GTAACCCAAATAAAAACCATTAAGCAAGAGGATGAGCTTGTTGAGATCCAGTCAAACACTGGGACCTTGTACAGGCGATGGAGTATCCGAACGCTCAACCTATTACAACAG gTCTGGGCCAACTTccatcagattttttccccagaatACCGACGCATTACTCTCATGATGATGGCTGTTTGGTTCACTATGTCCTTCAG ttACTATGGGCTGACCGTGTGGTTCCCAGACATGATCAAACACCTGCAAAACCTTGACTATGCCTCTCGTACAAAGTACTTCCATAATGAGTCTGTGAATAACTTTAACTTCAACTTCACCCTGGAAAACCAGGTCCACAAGAAAGGAGAATACCACAATGACAA ATTCATAGGCCTCAAGCTAAAGTCTGTCATCTTTGAAGATTCCTTGTTCACCGACTGCTACTTTGAGGATATCACCTCCAGTAACTCTTTCTTCAAAAACTGCTCTTTCATTCGCACAATGTTCTACAACACAG ACCTGTTCGATTACAAGTTCATCAACAGTAAGTTCACTAACAGCACATTCCTGCACAGTAAGGAAGGCTGCCAGCTGGACTTCAGTGATGATATCAACAACGCCTACATGATCTACTTTGTGAGCTTCCTGGGGACTCTCGCAGTCTTGCCTGGCAACATTGTGTCTGCATTGCTCATGGACAAAATCGGGCGCCTTCGTATGCTGG CTGGCTCCAGTGTTATATCTTGCATCAGCTGCTTCTTCCTGTTCTTTGGAAACAGCGAGTCAGCCATGATTGCCTTGCTCTGCCTTTTCGGAGGGGTCAGCATCGCTTCTTGGAATGCGCTGGATGTCCTGACGGTGGAGCTCTATCCTTCTGATAAGAG GACCACAGCCTTTGGTTTCTTGAATGCCCTCTGCAAATTAGCTGCTGTCCTGGGAATCAGCATTTTCACTTCATTTGTCGGGATAGCCAAAGCCGTGCCCATCTTGTTGGCGTCCGCAGCATTGGCACTGGGTAGCTTTCTAGCCCTCAAACTACCAGAGACCCGAGGTCAAGTACTTCAGTGA
- the LOC108699365 gene encoding synaptic vesicle glycoprotein 2A isoform X3, protein MMVGAFLWGGLADRIGRRQCLLMSLSVNSVFAFFSSFVQGYGTFLFCRLLSGVGIGGSIPIVFSYFSEFLAQEKRGEHLSWLCMFWMIGGIYASAMAWAIIPHYGWSFQMGSAYQFHSWRVFVLVCAFPSVFAIGALTTMPESPRFFLENGKHDEGWMVLKQVHDTNMRAKGHPEKVFSVTQIKTIKQEDELVEIQSNTGTLYRRWSIRTLNLLQQVWANFHQIFSPEYRRITLMMMAVWFTMSFSYYGLTVWFPDMIKHLQNLDYASRTKYFHNESVNNFNFNFTLENQVHKKGEYHNDKFIGLKLKSVIFEDSLFTDCYFEDITSSNSFFKNCSFIRTMFYNTDLFDYKFINSKFTNSTFLHSKEGCQLDFSDDINNAYMIYFVSFLGTLAVLPGNIVSALLMDKIGRLRMLAGSSVISCISCFFLFFGNSESAMIALLCLFGGVSIASWNALDVLTVELYPSDKRTTAFGFLNALCKLAAVLGISIFTSFVGIAKAVPILLASAALALGSFLALKLPETRGQVLQ, encoded by the exons ATGATGGTTGGCGCATTCCTATGGGGAGGGCTGGCAGACCGCATTGGGCGACGGCAGTGCCTACTTATGTCACTCTCTGTCAACAGCGTTTTTGCCTTCTTTTCTTCATTTGTCCAGGGATACGGGACCTTCTTGTTCTGCAGGCTTCTATCTGGTGTCGG TATTGGTGGCTCCATTCCCATCGTCTTCTCCTATTTCTCTGAGTTTCTGGCTCAAGAGAAAAGGGGAGAGCACTTGAGCTGGCTGTGCATGTTCTGGATGATTGGTGGGATCTATGCCTCAGCGATGGCTTGGGCCATCATTCCACACTACG GGTGGAGCTTCCAGATGGGTTCTGCTTACCAGTTCCACAGCTGGAGGGTGTTTGTGCTGGTGTGTGCATTCCCATCTGTGTTTGCTATAGGAGCTCTAACCACCATGCCTGAGAGCCCTCGCTTTTTCTTAGAG AATGGGAAACATGATGAAGGTTGGATGGTGCTAAAGCAAGTTCATGACACCAATATGAGAGCCAAAGGACACCCTGAGAAAGTGTTTTCT GTAACCCAAATAAAAACCATTAAGCAAGAGGATGAGCTTGTTGAGATCCAGTCAAACACTGGGACCTTGTACAGGCGATGGAGTATCCGAACGCTCAACCTATTACAACAG gTCTGGGCCAACTTccatcagattttttccccagaatACCGACGCATTACTCTCATGATGATGGCTGTTTGGTTCACTATGTCCTTCAG ttACTATGGGCTGACCGTGTGGTTCCCAGACATGATCAAACACCTGCAAAACCTTGACTATGCCTCTCGTACAAAGTACTTCCATAATGAGTCTGTGAATAACTTTAACTTCAACTTCACCCTGGAAAACCAGGTCCACAAGAAAGGAGAATACCACAATGACAA ATTCATAGGCCTCAAGCTAAAGTCTGTCATCTTTGAAGATTCCTTGTTCACCGACTGCTACTTTGAGGATATCACCTCCAGTAACTCTTTCTTCAAAAACTGCTCTTTCATTCGCACAATGTTCTACAACACAG ACCTGTTCGATTACAAGTTCATCAACAGTAAGTTCACTAACAGCACATTCCTGCACAGTAAGGAAGGCTGCCAGCTGGACTTCAGTGATGATATCAACAACGCCTACATGATCTACTTTGTGAGCTTCCTGGGGACTCTCGCAGTCTTGCCTGGCAACATTGTGTCTGCATTGCTCATGGACAAAATCGGGCGCCTTCGTATGCTGG CTGGCTCCAGTGTTATATCTTGCATCAGCTGCTTCTTCCTGTTCTTTGGAAACAGCGAGTCAGCCATGATTGCCTTGCTCTGCCTTTTCGGAGGGGTCAGCATCGCTTCTTGGAATGCGCTGGATGTCCTGACGGTGGAGCTCTATCCTTCTGATAAGAG GACCACAGCCTTTGGTTTCTTGAATGCCCTCTGCAAATTAGCTGCTGTCCTGGGAATCAGCATTTTCACTTCATTTGTCGGGATAGCCAAAGCCGTGCCCATCTTGTTGGCGTCCGCAGCATTGGCACTGGGTAGCTTTCTAGCCCTCAAACTACCAGAGACCCGAGGTCAAGTACTTCAGTGA